The genomic region TTGCACCCTACAATCAAGAAAACAACtcaatcaatttgaaaaaatcctttAGTCCTTTAAATGCTTTCTTCGAGTGGCACTCATCTATTTGTACCCTGGCATGGGAAGAAGTTCTCTCGATAcaagaaaacagctagttaacgAGTAGGTATAATACCTGACATCTAAAGCAAAGCACACGTATTCCTCTCCAATTAGTACCCCACAACATAAGAACGCAAAACAGTTGAACGCCAAACGCAACGCTACTACCATTCAAGAGGAAAGTTATCTTTGTAAACAAGGCATGATTTCAAACAGCCGTCGGTGGCAACAGTAGGGAGCAAAAACCGTCATGTGGCGTGCAATATCGAGCCAGGCAAACATTTACCAAAGCCAGTTGGTGTACAAATGGCGGGATGAGTTTTCACAAGTCCCTGTGTGCGTAGAACGTATATGTGTGCGTGGAGATTCTAAGAGAAGCCGTATACTGTTGACTGAATAGTCGAGCAACAGTTGCAACGTTGGTGGGgattttttttgaagaaaatcttgattacaatcgaagttttcagtcggtttgatgccggccaaatacctgatcgttgatTACAACAACGCACACAACAATACAAGTATGCATATAAATGTGTACTTCCATTATTTTCCCATTTTCTCAATTGCCCGATCAAACAATCGACCCattggttgtcagatttttaattttgatgaatatCTTGATTacgatcaaagttttcagtcggtctgataccaggtAAATACCAGATttttgtaatatgcgtactaacattcatcttcatacttatttatgagcccaaaaaactgtcggccgactaagagTTAGCAGTCTGCAGTTACTCTTAAAAGATTCTTTATGAGCACCAAAAACTAACGGAACAGTAAAACGTCGAACTTTTATTGACAAGATATTTACGtatgtcaataaaaatgatattgttataaattgtGAATGTTTGCACGATTGatataaacagttttatgtATGGTTAAGTAATAGTAGGGCTGTAAAGACGTTCTCAATGGAGATTTGATAATGATGGCAGATGGTGATACAAGAACCGTGCAAAGTAACTGGATTTTGATGGTGCTTGGATGGGGCCGATGTGATTTTCATTATGTGGCTAGATTTGGGTAGCTTAATTTATGGGTTATGGCTCTTTAAGTTGGatcttttaattttcaataattttgatgTTCTTTTTTGTCTCAATAAGGACGTTTCAGGTGTTACTTTAcagttgtaattaattatataccAAATGCATTTCTGATTTTCTCATTATTGCATACAGatcaaaaataggtatatattttacatCTGACAGAATTGCTACAGTGAGTACGTATGTAGGCATATTCAGATTCTTACCAACTTTACTGACACAACGACACATCTCACAATCGTGGAGTTACAATCCTGAAAGCACGTATAAAATTCTTTTCAAATAACAACTCCAacatattcaaacaaacaaaccatcATAAGTCAGAGAATCAAGACACACCATTACCGCATCATTCCGGGTAATAAACTGCCATCATTTCACAGGAGCCCGACTCTAAATCCCGTTTGGCGCATCCCTAAACACCTCATACATTGCCGACGTAAATAAATCACTGCGCGTGAAACAATAGAGATTGAGGCCTTGATGGTGgggaaaaaaatcataaaaacacCATTACGGAGACGTTAACGGATCCATGACTGCCTCAATACTGAATTCTGAAGGAAAACGATGGGGAACGATGCTAAACGTCTTTATCGTGAGAAGATGGAGAAATAATATTCGTTTACTGATCTACTTTAGTGTTTGTCAATAACCTACAGATGTAGGGGTTTTGATCGGTTGTAAGTTTCTCGGTGTCAAGGTTGGGTGAAAGACGAATCCTGATTGTTAGTCTTTTTTAGTTACGTTTGAAATCTCTTTGACGGAAtggatataataaaacaaaatgtttggaATCTCTggataaattgcaaaaaaaaattaccaggTTATTTCAGTTTGTGATccagaattttaaaaaattgtgtaataaatagttttaattcaaTAGTTGTGAATAATTCCCacaagaaataatataatgattgcTTGAATGGTTGTTAATGAAACTTTTTGTTCGGCAAACTACAATAGATATAAAACCTTTATGCCACAAAATCAATTTCAATGTCAAAAGTCGACATTAGAGAGAAACTGCGAGAAACGGTCACTaagatataattttatcttttaaatattacattattccTTTAAGATTACTTTTGCTTAAGAACAAACTAATACTTAAGGATGGAGAGCAAATCTGACCAGATCGAAGACCATGCGTCTATCGAAGACATTTACCAAGTTGCTGAGCTGGCTTCAACGTCTTCTGAAGGATCCATTTATGATGACCCGTCCATTCGTGCTTATGACGAATCTTCTAAGATGAAGCTATATTTAGAAGGTTTATATAGTCCTGGTAGTGGAGATATATGTACGAAGTTTGCGACCATGTCTCGGAGCTCAATGTTTTTACATCAGTATTATCAATATCCAAGTGTTAAGGATCCGGGAATTGAACAGGCGTTGCTGTTTCCAGGTTTGTGCATTACGCTCTACATTCATCTTCATTTACTTCATCAACCTTTGTCTTGACGtttaaaaagtgctgtctttccgcctctaaataaattatttttgattttgaacatGAATTTTCATCTCCCTTCCATAAATTGATTCGCTTTCTGCAGAAATGCTAATAAAATGCTGGTGATTTAGTCATAATTAACaggtaatttttataaacatcTTCATATTCCTTGACtccattttatttgtataatctAATTACAGAAGGAAAAAAGATATATGCAGACGATGGTCAGGAGTTATACCTAGATTTATGCAAAGAAATGGATATTATCCCAGTAAGAATGTTCCATAGGCAACTAAAGACGAAGAGTATAAATTTAAAGGTATGTTTATATGTCGTCccgactaatattataaatgcgaaagttactctgGCTGTCTGTCTGTAGATACActaaaatagaagaaaatacatagtttactTTTCATCCGGATGCGGGTAATAGTTCCCTCAGGATGTAGGTGGAAAGAtgggaacagctagttattaatagTAATGAGATGACAGAGAAGAAAGAAGCGAGATCAGAGTCAGGACAGCAAGAAGATCAAGAACTAATTAAACTGAttgtaaagattattattacCCAATGATTTTACTATATGTTAATTAACCCTTATCTTTGTTCTAGTATTATGGCGTGAATCCAGTAGGAATAAGAGCGATGTGCCTTGCCTTAGCTTCGAATCGAACTGTAGAGTGTCTGGACCTGACCAGCAATTTTTTGGAACATCTTGATGCTTGCTACCACCTGGGAGAACTGTTAGGCAAAAGAACTGCTTTGAAGTCACTCATTTTAAGTGGATGCAGGTAATGagctaaatatattttgttaatgttcATAGGATTTTAAAAAGGCAGTCTTTATCCCATTTTTGAATGCTATAAAACTTGCAATGTCTTTATTGTAGTCTCATGAGTCTTATAATTTGACTAgcctttatttattacttcttttcataggtatatgtatgaTAATTTTAGCTTCATCTTGATCAAATTACTTCTAATAGGATATATATCTGTGCCATATTTTATCCAAACCGACGGAGCCGTTTTTCCGTAAAACgtaaatctataatataaaaatgaatcgcaaaatgtgttggtaagcgcataactcaactcgcctggaccaatttggctaattctttttttgttgtgtttgttattgtcaggagaaggttcttatgaaaaaaaaatagggtaaagtagagaagtcagttgacgctagtaggtaaaaaaataaactttttcatacaactgaaaaagtttatttttttaccttttatacgttttcatactactgaaaaagtttattttttttaccattcTACTAAGAATTtgctggttatttttttttctttacagaaTTGGATACCGAGGACTGCAAAGGGTTATAGTACACCTGCACAGTCGCATCATGACTACACTAGATGTAACAGGGAACAATATCCTAGATACTGGTGTTTCGTACATCGCTGAACAAATCCGACATGGAGCTATAATTAGAAGGTTAGTTCTCAACAGCATTTATTTCTACATTTGATAGAtgatttttaatcaataaaaggtctttttaccctttgggtaggCAATTCTATAGACTAGGACCCTATTCGTGTAATACAGTTGTGGGGCGCGGCAAGTTTGGCGACAGCGGATGATACGCATGGGACCCTAGTTCAACTCTTTTACAGTCAAAAACCTgcctacaaaaaaaatcctaatgGACCAAAAAACAGACTCAGTTTTCTAAGTctagttttaaatatgtttcttgCAATTCCAGGTTGAATTTGGGACGAAATGATTTGTCAAGTGAAAGCTGCACCATGTTGGCCGAAGTTCTAGAGATTAAGCCTGTTGTACAGTATTTGGATCTTTCATGGAATAAGTTCGTAAAGATGAAAGGTGACGATGATGATACTTAATGACTTTGCAGGATGCAAGGGCTGTTGTAAGCTTGTTTTGGTGCTGTTATTTTGCTATGCCAATGTCTCGCCACTAAATAGCTGGTTAAAAAAGGCAATAAAACagctatttaataaaacaattaaataaaaagtacacGTTGAAAATTGTATCATTCATGTACTTACGATAGCATATAATATCAAGGACCCAGTAGTACATATCCCTCTACACTTCACAGCGTTTAACGTGATGAAAGTTGGCAATAAAATTGTTGAGGCGAGCGCACACATTGCCGTTTAGGAACGTCCAGGGGCTCAAACTTTCAACTGGCTATCTCATCCACGAGGTCCCCCCCTTGCATCCCTcctcataaatattaaacagaCCCAGTTCCctacacttttattttcaacatgTATTTGACGCGTATTCCAAACTCATGTATGATCTGCATATTTGTCGATAAAAAATCTGCAATGTCAATCAAAATGCGGTTTTTTTGTGCACCGTTCAAATTGGATGAAACGAATTTTGGAGCTGTAAAACGGTGAAATATTGAGGCTTATATCAGGTTTTATGAAACATAATGGTTTTGTTACGTGGGATGGAGCGAGGACAATGACGGGTTGGACTTtaatagtaaaagtttttttttttgtaaatacattttcCAGTGTTGTATAAAGATGAAAATGTCATATtgacaaaataagaacaatagtTTCTGAGCTTTTGTCTGATGTCCATATAGATGTGGAATGCAAATATTCAGGTccaaacaaacatttcaattttgtaATTCTGCAAACAATGTAGGTAAAGTCACTGACCCTTTCCAAGATGATAAATTCCTATCCATCCTTCCatttagatagaatattgaaaacatAAGACAATATACAGAGTCTATAATTCTTATTTCACCAGGTCCATCCACATTACTCCGTATTTTGTCTGTAAGTGACGTGTTAGTCGAGCTCAATATGGCGTGGACCAGCATTGCAGTTGTGAGAGAACTTGGGAACTTACTgggaataaaaacattgaagGTGTTGAATCTTAGCAATAACAGGTAATTtctcttataattatttacccTTTTGTTAAGATCTAACTCGTGCCTGATAAACGCCGCGAGTTTGTCAGTGCTTCAGAGGCACTTTGAACTGGCTATCCCGGCTCCATTTGAACACCTTTTTCAGTCATTACTGGTAATATATCAGAAGCTGGAAAATCTTACCATTTTCGCCAATGAATAGTGGGTTGcccagataactgggttgaatAGGTCAGATCAGAGAGCCTTCATTTGATTAAATTCGTCATCGGACTAAATATAGTTAGagaaaggctcggcagatgacatttttttcttttagatcCACCGTAGCTCCACATTCTCTCCATAAAAAGAGACACTTATAAATATCGGCCATTACATACTAAGCGTGTTTTATCCTCGTGCCATGATATGAAGTTACAATGGTTATATCACTCAAGAGATCCGTTTCCTTATTAACTGTAAATGAGGCACAATTATGTCTATTTTCAGCGAGACACTTCATTACCTGAGAAGCGAAGAACGTTAAAAGAATGACGCCTCAAGCGATGTCCGTAAATTATTGTCACTTTAGGCATTTTGACCTTAATTGAAGGCGTTCTCTAAAATGGTTTGTTTGTGCGAAAAAATAATCAGGATGTTGGCTTAACTTTGTTTTTGGAGCCATTTATTGTCATTATCCCATCTTCTGAGGAGTTTGTTCCACCGTCTTCTTCTtggcaaaaacacatagaaagtggtgaagggtgttCGTTTTTGGAGCTGTCGcatgtaattttgacgttcgaaagtgctgtttttcagcttacattaaataaacgatttttggatagactttgatttttaagaatgtgtgtctgtgtctaaattgtaataatttgttttcagattAGGGTCGCCTTCAGCTCACGTGTTAGCCAGTAGGCTTCACTTGGCGAAGAGTCTACAAATATTAGACGTGTCAAGCAACCCATTTACGCCATCCGATGCGTTGTATTTGCTTTCGAAAATGAGACATAAGAAAGTCAGGCTGAAACAACTTCTGATGGACTATATTTCGGTCAGCAAGGAGTTTGGCATAGtatgtaacttttttattttataagtaaacacAGTTTGTGAACATAAGAgcactttttttaacgacgtcaaaaatcatcaaatgacccctcccgctgtgggttagcagcggtgagggagtgtcagactcttactgactaaaaaccgtcgtgttccgtcgtaggccttttatgtaccagggccgcggtaactctttcgaacaattccgcagtctcggcaggctttggccctgctgggcctaACATAAGAGCACttgtaacaacatttttttcctACAGGAATTAAATGAGATAAAACAGCTAAGATCCAGGAAGAACATGATTGTAACCCACGGAGATATTCTTCGCAACTACACGCTGCCGGAACGCGATCTGAAGGGCATACTGATGAATAGACTACATCTAGTTATGAGCAAGATGAAACATATCGATATTGATATCTTGTACGTTTGTAACACCTCTTTATTTGcagtgtatttttatttcagggGTTCATTTGTTAGTCAGACAATCAATAAATAGGTTGAAATGAGGACCTAAATCTATACttctatgctaatataataaagacataAAACAAGATAATTTGTTTGTATCCTTAAAGGCTCTGAAAGAACTTAACCGATATGAAAAGTACTTTCACCgctgggaagctagactatccccgaataatagactatattttatctggctACGGGTTGTAGTTCGTCATTCGTCGGTTggaaccacgggaaaacggcttttACATAAGGAACATAAAAACCCTTTTTGATTAACACTACTTTTGCTACAAGTATATAAAGCTTAGATTacattaattcaattattaCACTATCAGAATTTAACTCTCCctcatttgttttctttcttaCAGATTATATTTccttgaacaaaataaaactaaaagtacTCTTGAAACGAGTGAGTTCGCTCGAATCTTAAAGCAATATGAAGTTCCTCTAAAAGACGACTTCATCCAGGAATTCGTCAAAGCTTTCTCGGGATCCAGAGCTGCGGCAAAATTGATCAATCTGGACCGTGAGTTTAGAAATCACTTAAACGTATATTCTGAAGTCGTGGTGGCGTAGTGgctaaagaaccaacctctcgaggctactaataaaaaaggtgaaggaaaacatcttgaggaaacctggactataaagtctgaaatcaccaaaccgcattgagcaagcgtggtgattaacattCAATCCTTCTGCGTGTGTGAAGAGGCCTGcacccagtagtgggacgataaaaaaaacgCTGTAACAATATATTCTGTAACCATGTAGATTAACACAGATTTGCctccataaaatacatttacctacataattatgttggtaCAAAATGAACTCTTCTTCTCTCTTCTCTCTGAAAATACAGTCCACCATGGTTTTCAGATTTGATtggattaaaaactaaaatacgcCTTTGCCACTCTTACCTATAGTTATTATGCTCACTTGATCATTCTCTTTCTCTTATGTTCTACAGTGGTAGTAGACTATATCCGGCGATTTTTTCCGGATAAGAAGCTACCCCCGACGCCACCGGCAACTGTTGTAGCCCAAACTGGGACCCAAACTCCACTTCCAAGTAATAAGAAGACGGGTAAGAAGAAAAAGTGATAGCCTTAAGcatatctatattttttgccTCTATATTATTCTTATGTAACTCAATATTTAAAGAGAAGGAGTTATAGTGCGTTTTTCAAAACTTCGGTTACTGTATCgctagttatttttgttttagatattatagtcgtacctataatttaatttttaactcgATGTCTTCACGacacattattattatctagattttattttaaacttaactaaaataattattcatttaagCTAAATATTCATTAGTtgcttataatttataatttaaatatagctGCTTGCagatgaattatattttttacatcctAAGAAACAACTTACCTAGAAACTAGAACTAAATCTAAGAAATAgctttaacattatttacattattgaaCTTCAAAATTTaagataaattttaattttaagtcattattatgttattgttgactaaataaaaatacgttaaaaatacctgtctttatttatttcatatttacctgttgcaccatttaactataactttaataACTATTGGCCGATTTAACTAATAGGTGGCAAGCATACAGCTATTCTTTCGAGTTAAATGGTGCTAGCTACCGTACTACACATGAAATACCTTCAAACTTATATCAAAAGCAAATCCCAAAGAAAGAGAATCATCCTTCAAACAACACAAACCAACAACTCAAAACCAGAAACAACGCCAACAACAGTTAATTACCCCGATGAACCGTTAACAACAACATTGAATGCACGTTGCACTCATCGCGTCGGCAGCGAACAGTTTGGAAAATGCCCTGTAGCGTCATTTGATAGTACTACATGCTGTTATGGTGCGTGCACACTGCGATACGTGGTATTCGTAATATTTTATGCTTTATAGTTAGGAATAGTTTCCGTAGTATGGTTGCCTTAAAGGCACAAGTAGCGATCACTACAAGTCGGTtatattttgttagaatttgAATTAATATAATGCATGCTCAGAGCGTCACCCACCATGTAGTTATAAAGATGGTGTCGAGACACGCGGAAAAATACACCGTTGTAATATACGAAGATTTCGCGCATAAGAAATTAAGAGAATTTAAAGTCTAAAGcagtatcatcatcagcctttttatcgtcccacacagagaaacattaaacattaatcaccacgcttgcccaATACGGGTCGGTGGTTAATGAAAAGATCGGTTagtatgaaaattttgttttttaaaattttcaataatttccGATTTTTTTCCTTTCGCTGAATTATTATATGCAAATGCTTATGCACTGCATATGtcttgcgcagttggctaacctccttacatgagaacagtcgtcttagccgataatcggctaggaggatatcaTCATCTGTAAAATCGTTTGATACAACATTCAAAACTCCTATCATGTAACATTCAGTGTACACGTATCACAACAAAACTACGACCGGGAGATGACGTCAGGAATTCGCTTCGATATCAAACCACACCAAAGGTACTGAAATTGCTGCGAAGCACTGCAATTACTACCTAATTGATGTCATACTTTTGCCTAATTAGTTAATTTTGTGTTCGTACTAGGGCTAGTTTCATGTCGAGCTTATCATGCATCGGAATAGTGTTTTGAACTAGTTATCTGTATCAATTTGGGGTATAAATGGCTGTTTTGTAGACTGGACGGATTTAATTCgtgttttaataattcaatatataAACCGTTGTTTTAGGATGTCAAATATTAGGTTTAAATAGCTccgacaatattttattttcagtcttttttttaacgagtTTATATggattcaataaaaaaagtataaagcataaactatatatttaaaaagtataaattataCGTCTGTAAATAAATCGTAGctataaaggtttatttacagACGTATtacttaaagaaatattttcataagacAGTATAACATTACACATAAAGTCTACATAATTTCCTGTACTAGGTAAGTATTTCATGAGATTCCTTTAAAGATACTCTCGATGTATACCAATAGATGACATCAATACTcctagtaaaaataatatccaCTAGTTATCGGTTCCcattataaaagataaaaaaaaccatAAACTTCCTCATATATCGCTCACAACAGCTTAAAAGAAACCTCAAGCGAGCAAAGccgtttgttttaatttggcGCGTAAGTGCATCGCGCCTTAAAAGATTAAACACTCGGCGCTCTCCACTAATTACTTTCAGTAGAAGTGGGGAAACACATGCTTCAGTGTGAGCGGTTTATTTCAATATCTTAGGAAGTAAGACTGGTTTATATTAAGCTACATTTTTCTTTGCAGTTTCAGCCACTTCTATATAAAAACTGCGGCTCTCACCCGGATATAAAGAAGCCTATGTAAAGGACATAGGCTTCCTTCAGGCTTCAGACTATCTGTTTACCAAATTTCATTGTAATAGGGTCATTAGTTTCGGCGTAAATgcgagacagacagacaaagttaatTGTCAAGAAATACAGCACTCGAAAGAAATTCGCTTCACATTAAACTAGTTTTTTCCGCGCGGTTTCACCTCCGTCCCGAGGGTACTACTTCTCACagcagaataaataaaatttagtcATGAATAGTGTCATTCATCTTTTATCATGCtaggtttcatcaaaatccgttcagccggTACAGCGTCATAGAAAAAccaacatacaaactttcacattccaaactttagtacctacatagtataGATGTATAGGATTTACAAGGCTTATTAAGATAATATAACTAAACTGCACTAACAGTTCCTAGCAGTGTTAATTACTAGCTTGCACGAAGACGGTCTAGTCTGTACACACACTGACAATTGAGGCGCCACTTAATTAACATTATGCTTGTACACACTCAGTGACTGTGTCGTGATGGACTGCTGGTTAGATTGACTGGTTGGTAAGTGTAGGACGAAATGCTGTTTAGTCGTAAAGTTAGCCGATGCAAAAAACGGAGTGGTATAAATGTTtgtagttttaaagttattagctcttttatattttgactagtttcttttaaaaaaatatttttgaaatttattaAATCTCTATTAAATGGACTCCTTACGGATTCTAACTTTTCAAGTACCTTATTAGTTAGTTACTTATCATGTTATCATATACTAGTAAACAATACACAATTTTAAATCAAGTAAACTCATCTGAAAGTTCCATCAAAATTTTCCTCGAATATTTCTCACCAACATCGATATAGATCCCCGCCTTAAATACACATTTATATCGTAAAAGACAACCGTTTCGGAGCCTTTGTggtacaaacaagcaaacaaaaaagtttctttcCCTTTATAGTGAATAACGTTAAGTTAGTTTTCACTTTAGTTTGTATAACTGCTATAGAATTTTAACGAGTCAAGAGACAGTGGTCTTTGAGACCCTTAGAATGCAGTAATTATGGTGTAAGGGTTAAAAATGAATAGTGTACATAATCTGCACCTCGGTGCGCCTCAATTAACAAGTGATATCATAGGGTTAGGCCTTTAAAATAGCGGAAACTTAGAAAATTACATTTATCCGATATTAATCAGAACTATTCTAGCAAATTAATACTATTTGACCATGGAAatttttatacgttttaaaCGTTAaacagtcaaaaatatttagttctGATATCCACTGTTTTCAAGGAAATTAATTTGGCTAAAATTAAATCTACTTCTTGCCATCACCTTACAAGCAATCACGAAAAATAACAACCTATAAGTGCCTAATTTAATGGGcacaaattaacaaaagtaAAACGTAACATATTATTTCCTGAAATAACATCACATTTACGGCTTCAACTTTCATAATAATCATGAACATCTTTATCGCCAATCTAGGAGCCATGTACTATCTATACGTATTTATTGTACACAGGAAATTAAGCCTTTTGTCGTTCATTCGTCTGTCTATAAGAATCATTTTTGCTTGCGTGCTACGGGAACTGCCTTCTGCGTAGCATCGCTTACCTTGCTGATGCGCGTAATTGGACTATGGACTTTATAGGTGAGTGAATAAGGGCGGTTTTCCTGTGTTTTATGAGGTGTTGCATATTCTTTTCCTATTGAAGTCCAGTGTATTGCCATGAAGATAGAACGCTGTTGTGCACTTAAGGTAGATACTTAGGGTTAGTGCTGACGTGTCGGTTTGATAggttaagttattttaaagacCGTAAAGTAAAAAACTTCATCTCAAACTCCTTGAACTTATCCATTAAACTGCAGCTTGGTTTAATAAATTAGACTTTTATAGTCTTAATAGCACATACCTAAAAA from Helicoverpa armigera isolate CAAS_96S chromosome 4, ASM3070526v1, whole genome shotgun sequence harbors:
- the LOC110370435 gene encoding leucine-rich repeat-containing protein 74A, with product MESKSDQIEDHASIEDIYQVAELASTSSEGSIYDDPSIRAYDESSKMKLYLEGLYSPGSGDICTKFATMSRSSMFLHQYYQYPSVKDPGIEQALLFPEGKKIYADDGQELYLDLCKEMDIIPVRMFHRQLKTKSINLKYYGVNPVGIRAMCLALASNRTVECLDLTSNFLEHLDACYHLGELLGKRTALKSLILSGCRIGYRGLQRVIVHLHSRIMTTLDVTGNNILDTGVSYIAEQIRHGAIIRRLNLGRNDLSSESCTMLAEVLEIKPVVQYLDLSWNKFVKMKGPSTLLRILSVSDVLVELNMAWTSIAVVRELGNLLGIKTLKVLNLSNNRLGSPSAHVLASRLHLAKSLQILDVSSNPFTPSDALYLLSKMRHKKVRLKQLLMDYISVSKEFGIELNEIKQLRSRKNMIVTHGDILRNYTLPERDLKGILMNRLHLVMSKMKHIDIDILLYFLEQNKTKSTLETSEFARILKQYEVPLKDDFIQEFVKAFSGSRAAAKLINLDLVVDYIRRFFPDKKLPPTPPATVVAQTGTQTPLPSNKKTGKKKK